Proteins encoded within one genomic window of Miscanthus floridulus cultivar M001 unplaced genomic scaffold, ASM1932011v1 fs_113_1_2, whole genome shotgun sequence:
- the LOC136530356 gene encoding uncharacterized protein — MKYDLEHRQWTLSNRKCLLVAKATIEEQIRGSIPECATAKEYLEKIKSQFTGSTKATASSLIKKLVNEKFTGGSIREHILKMNTTASKLKEMNLKEEDFLIHLIFASLPKEYDTFIVNYNMQPERWGIERLISMCAQEEERIKSSQGESAHFVKDNKRKNFNGKNSKPQGKPKWDKSSSSSSQGKKPQDSENQQYGGAEKDQCKHCFKKGHYKRDCPDFLKSLLKKGVKWDENLAKRRKND; from the exons atgaaatatgaccttgaacataggcaatggactctctccaaccgcaagtgcctgttggtagccaaagccaccatagaagaacagataaggggctcaatccctgaatgtgctactgctaaagaatatcttgagaaaatcaagagtcagtttactgggtctaccaaggccacagcaagttcactgattaagaagcttgtgaatgagaaattcactggtggtagcataagagagcacattttgaagatgaacactacggcatctaagctaaaagaaatgaatttgaaggaggaggatttcctaattcatttgatttttgcttctttgccgaaagaatatgacaccttcattgtgaactataatatgcagcctgaaagatggggcatagaaagactcatctcaatgtgtgctcaagaagaggagaggataaagtcctcacaaggtgaatctgctcattttgtgaaggacaacaaaagaaagaactttaatggcaagaattctaaaccacaagggaaacctaagtgggataagtcctcttcctccagttcacagggaaagaaaccccaggattctgagaatcagcagtatggtggagctgaaaaagatcagtgcaagcactgcttcaagaagggacactacaagagggattgtccagacttcctgaaatctctgctaaagaaag gggttaagtgggacgagaaccttgcaaagaggagaaagaacgattaa